CACGTATTTAGAAAGCTGCGGAACGACGACCGCGCTCGTGAAGGTCGGCGCGATGAACGTCGGCTCCATCCGCTATGTCGCCGGCGACCGGCCGCCCGAACGCGTTAAGAAGGGCGAGGAGCTCGCCTATTTCGAATTCGGGTCCACCGTCGTCCTCTTGTGGGAGAAAGGCGCGTTCGTCCCGTCCGAACGGCTCGCCGCCGGAGCGAAGCTCCGCATGGGCGAGAAAATCGGCGACATCCCCGCCGCTCGCGGATGACGCCCCCGCGGCGCCGTGATATAATACACGAAAACCTTTTGTCGGAAGGAATGACCTGTTTCCATGAATCCCCAAGCGGTCCAAGTCAACGAAACGCTGAAGAGCGCGAACCCGGCGGCGTACGACATGCTGTCGCGGCTCGGTCAGTCGATCTATTTCCCGAAGGTCGGCATTTTGAACCAGTCGGCCGAGGCGAAGAAGCTGGCCAAGACGTTCAACGCGACGATCGGCATCGCGACGGAAGGCAAGACGCCGATGCACCTTGCCTTGCTGCAGGACAATTTGTCCGAATACGCGCCGGCCGATCTGTACCCGTACGCGCCGCCGGAAGGCAAGCCCGAGCTGCGCGCGGTATGGCGCGAGAAGATGCTGAAGGAAAACCCGTCGCTCGCGGGCAAAACGTTCAGCAACCCGATCGTCACGAACGCGCTCACGCACGGGCTCAGCATCGTGGCCGATCTGTTCGCGGACGAAGGCGACGCGGTCGTCATGCCGGAGAAAAACTGGGAGAACTATGAGCTGACGTTCGGCATCCGCCGCGGCGCCCGCATCGTGACGTTCCCGCTGTACGACGAGGCCGGCAAGTTCAACAGCGCCGGGCTGCTGGACGCCGTTCTCGCCCAGAAAGAGCGCGGCAAAGCGATCGTCGTCCTCAACTTCCCGAACAATCCGACGGGCTACACGCCGACGAACGCCGAAGCGGAAGGCATCGTCGCCGCCGTCAAAGCCGGCGCGGAAGCGGGCGTCAAGACCGTCGTCGTGACGGACGACGCGTACTTCGGCCTGTTCTTCGAAGACTCGGTCCGCGAATCGCTGTTCGGCCGGTTGATCGGCCTTCATCCGAACGTGCTGCCGATCAAAGTCGACGGCGCGACGAAGGAAGAATTCGTCTGGGGCTTCCGCGTCGGCTTCATCACGTTCGGCGCCGGATCGGTCGAGGCGAACGAAGCGCTGGAGCAGAAGACGCTCGGCATAATCCGCGCGACCGTTTCGAGCTGCGCCCACCCGTCGCAGACGTTCGTACTGAAGGCGCTGCAGCATCCGGATTTCGACGCGCAGCGCGCCGAGAAGGTCGAAATTTTGAAAGCCCGCGCGAACCGGACGAAGCAGGTGCTCGACAGCGGCAAATACGACGACGCTTGGGATTACTATCCGTTCAACTCCGGCTACTTCATGTGCTTGAAGCTCAAGACGGTGAACGCCGAGGCGCTTCGCCGCCATGCGCTCGAGAAGTACGGCGTCGGCACGATCGCTCTCGGAGACACCGATCTGCGCGTCGCGTTCTCGTGCCTTGAAGAAGGCGACATCGCCCAGCTGTTCGAACTGCTGTACCAAGGCGTGAAAGAATTGGAACAAGTACAGGTCAAACCTTAGCCGAATGAAGAAAGCCGCTCCGCCCGTCATGCGAATGACGGCGAAGCGGCTTTTTATTTGCGTTGGCCTCAGTTACGCTTGCTGCTGCACGAGACGATAGTCCGTTGCGCGTACGCCGCAACATTACAGCGAAACTTCGCTCCGAAGAGGACGCTCGGCGAACGAATTCCGCCCGGCGACGCTTATCCGCCGAAGAAGAAATCGATCGCGTTCGACGCTTTGGACGACTTTCGATGGTAAAACTCGGAGTATCCGCAATGTTTACAATACACGACGATAAATTCGTTGTTTTGGATATCGAACATTTTCGACAGCCCCGTCCCGGTCATAGCGACTTCTTTCGTAGCGGCGTCTCTGCTTCCGCACTTTAGGCAGCCTCCGGCGCTCATTCGCGCACGCTCCTTTCGTCGATCATATATTCTTATTTACGAAACGAACGCCCCCTTCGTTCCTGCGAGGTCAATAAAAAACGACCCCCGCCGCGCGGGAGTCGTTCTGCGTTCCCAAAATCGTCTTACGTTAAAACACCCATTTCCCGTTTTTTTGCACGAGCTCGCCGT
This DNA window, taken from Paenibacillus sp., encodes the following:
- a CDS encoding zinc ribbon domain-containing protein → MSAGGCLKCGSRDAATKEVAMTGTGLSKMFDIQNNEFIVVYCKHCGYSEFYHRKSSKASNAIDFFFGG
- a CDS encoding aminotransferase class I/II-fold pyridoxal phosphate-dependent enzyme, which encodes MNPQAVQVNETLKSANPAAYDMLSRLGQSIYFPKVGILNQSAEAKKLAKTFNATIGIATEGKTPMHLALLQDNLSEYAPADLYPYAPPEGKPELRAVWREKMLKENPSLAGKTFSNPIVTNALTHGLSIVADLFADEGDAVVMPEKNWENYELTFGIRRGARIVTFPLYDEAGKFNSAGLLDAVLAQKERGKAIVVLNFPNNPTGYTPTNAEAEGIVAAVKAGAEAGVKTVVVTDDAYFGLFFEDSVRESLFGRLIGLHPNVLPIKVDGATKEEFVWGFRVGFITFGAGSVEANEALEQKTLGIIRATVSSCAHPSQTFVLKALQHPDFDAQRAEKVEILKARANRTKQVLDSGKYDDAWDYYPFNSGYFMCLKLKTVNAEALRRHALEKYGVGTIALGDTDLRVAFSCLEEGDIAQLFELLYQGVKELEQVQVKP